A single Brucella intermedia LMG 3301 DNA region contains:
- a CDS encoding cytochrome c1, translating to MKNILKNFAAFGIAPLVALGIAFASTVGGASAEEGGNAAEPEHFPIHHPKQEKWSFAGPFGTYDKGQLQRGLKVYKEVCSACHSMNLVAFRTLEGLGYSPEQVKALAAEYEVQDGPNADGEMFTRKALPTDHFPSPYPNAAAAAAANNGAAPPDFSLIAKARAVERGFPQFIFDIFTQYAEGGPDYIHSLLTGFDEQPPAGMQIAEGTHYNPYFISAKALAMAKPLSDDQVTYDDGSPQTVDQYARDVSAFLMWAAEPHLEERKRTGFRVMVFLILFAGLVYVAKRSIWSDVKH from the coding sequence ATGAAAAACATCCTCAAGAATTTCGCTGCCTTCGGTATTGCTCCGCTGGTCGCGCTTGGTATCGCCTTCGCCAGTACGGTGGGTGGTGCCTCGGCTGAGGAAGGCGGTAATGCCGCGGAGCCGGAACATTTTCCGATCCACCATCCCAAGCAGGAAAAGTGGAGCTTCGCCGGCCCGTTCGGAACCTATGACAAGGGCCAGCTGCAGCGCGGCCTGAAGGTCTACAAGGAAGTCTGCTCGGCCTGCCATTCGATGAACCTGGTCGCCTTCCGCACGCTGGAAGGCCTCGGTTACTCGCCTGAACAGGTCAAGGCGCTTGCCGCTGAATATGAAGTGCAGGACGGCCCGAACGCGGATGGCGAAATGTTCACCCGCAAGGCGCTTCCGACCGACCACTTCCCGTCGCCATATCCGAACGCGGCTGCGGCTGCTGCGGCAAACAACGGTGCGGCTCCGCCGGACTTCTCGCTGATTGCCAAGGCGCGCGCAGTGGAGCGTGGGTTCCCGCAGTTCATCTTCGATATATTCACGCAATATGCCGAAGGTGGCCCGGATTATATCCATTCCCTGTTGACCGGTTTCGACGAACAGCCGCCGGCAGGCATGCAGATCGCCGAGGGTACGCATTACAATCCGTACTTCATTTCGGCCAAGGCGCTCGCCATGGCGAAGCCGCTCAGCGACGACCAGGTCACCTATGACGACGGTTCGCCGCAGACAGTGGACCAGTATGCACGCGACGTTTCGGCTTTCCTGATGTGGGCTGCCGAGCCGCATCTGGAAGAACGCAAGCGGACCGGCTTCCGGGTCATGGTGTTCCTGATCCTCTTTGCGGGTCTGGTCTATGTCGCCAAGCGTTCGATCTGGTCGGATGTGAAGCACTGA
- a CDS encoding cytochrome b, protein MSGGHSTYTPKTGIEKWVDERLPLPRLVYDSFVAYPTPRNLNYMYTFGGILSFMLISQIVTGIVLAMHYAADTGIAFNSVEKIMRDVNSGWLLRYMHSNGASFFFIAVYLHIARGLYYGSYKAPRELLWILGVVIFLLMMATAFMGYVLPWGQMSFWGATVITGFFTAFPIIGEPIQQLLLGGFAVDNPTLNRFFSLHYLLPFMIAGVVILHVWALHVTGQTNPTGIEVKSKTDTLPFTPYATIKDAFGALVFFVFFAYFIFYMPNFLGHPDNYIPADSLKTPAHIVPEWYFLPFYAMLRAITFNIGPIDSKLGGVLTMFGSIAILFVVPWLDTSKVRSAVYRPWFKLFFWLFVINAIFLGWLGSRPAEGSYVFMAQLGTLYYFAFFIIIMPVIGLIETPKRLPNSITEAVLEKSGKAEITPVEIPVETRG, encoded by the coding sequence ATGAGTGGTGGACACTCCACATACACGCCGAAGACCGGCATCGAAAAATGGGTGGACGAACGGCTTCCCTTGCCGCGTCTCGTCTATGATTCTTTCGTGGCCTATCCGACGCCGCGTAACCTGAACTACATGTACACCTTCGGTGGCATTCTGAGCTTCATGCTCATTTCGCAGATCGTTACCGGCATCGTGCTGGCAATGCATTATGCTGCGGATACGGGCATTGCGTTCAATTCCGTCGAAAAGATCATGCGCGACGTCAACTCCGGTTGGCTGCTGCGCTACATGCACTCCAACGGCGCATCCTTCTTCTTCATCGCCGTTTATCTCCATATCGCTCGCGGCCTCTATTACGGTTCCTACAAGGCGCCGCGCGAGTTGTTGTGGATCTTGGGCGTGGTGATCTTCCTTCTCATGATGGCGACCGCCTTCATGGGCTACGTGCTGCCATGGGGCCAGATGTCCTTCTGGGGCGCGACCGTCATCACGGGCTTCTTCACGGCCTTCCCGATCATCGGCGAGCCGATCCAGCAGCTTCTGCTCGGCGGCTTCGCGGTCGACAATCCGACGCTCAACCGCTTCTTCTCGCTGCATTATCTGCTGCCGTTCATGATCGCCGGCGTCGTCATCCTGCACGTCTGGGCGCTGCATGTGACGGGCCAGACCAACCCGACCGGCATTGAAGTCAAGTCCAAGACCGATACGCTGCCGTTCACGCCATATGCGACCATCAAGGACGCTTTCGGCGCGCTCGTCTTCTTCGTGTTCTTCGCCTACTTCATCTTCTACATGCCGAACTTCCTCGGCCATCCGGATAACTACATCCCGGCCGATTCCCTGAAGACGCCTGCCCACATCGTTCCGGAATGGTACTTCCTGCCGTTCTACGCGATGCTGCGCGCCATCACCTTCAATATCGGCCCGATCGATTCGAAGCTCGGCGGCGTTCTGACCATGTTCGGTTCGATCGCAATCCTCTTCGTCGTGCCATGGCTCGATACGTCGAAGGTTCGTTCGGCTGTCTATCGTCCCTGGTTCAAGCTGTTCTTCTGGCTGTTCGTGATCAACGCCATCTTCCTCGGCTGGCTCGGTTCGCGTCCTGCGGAAGGTTCCTACGTCTTCATGGCGCAGCTGGGTACGCTCTACTACTTTGCCTTCTTCATCATCATCATGCCGGTCATCGGCCTGATCGAAACGCCCAAGCGTTTGCCGAACTCGATCACCGAGGCGGTTCTGGAGAAGAGTGGCAAGGCCGAGATTACCCCAGTGGAAATCCCTGTAGAAACTCGGGGCTGA
- the petA gene encoding ubiquinol-cytochrome c reductase iron-sulfur subunit, whose amino-acid sequence MSAHDTAEPTRRDFLYIATGMAGVVGVAGLAWPFIDQMRPDASTLAAASIEVDVSSLTEGASLTVKWRGKPVFIRNRSAKEVEDAKTTALGDLKDPIARNANLASDAQATDLARSAGEGKENWLVMIGVCTHLGCVPLGESGSFGGWFCPCHGSTYDTAGRIRSGPAPENMHIPQYAFTSDTVIRIG is encoded by the coding sequence GTGAGCGCACACGACACGGCTGAGCCGACACGGCGTGATTTTTTGTATATTGCGACGGGAATGGCCGGTGTCGTCGGAGTTGCCGGACTGGCCTGGCCGTTTATCGACCAGATGCGTCCGGACGCTTCGACACTCGCGGCTGCGTCCATCGAGGTTGATGTTTCGTCCCTGACGGAAGGAGCATCATTAACTGTTAAATGGCGTGGTAAGCCGGTTTTCATTCGTAACCGCTCCGCCAAGGAAGTCGAGGATGCCAAGACAACCGCTCTTGGTGATCTCAAGGATCCGATCGCGCGTAACGCCAACCTTGCTTCGGACGCGCAGGCGACCGATCTCGCCCGCTCGGCAGGCGAGGGCAAGGAAAACTGGCTGGTGATGATCGGCGTCTGCACCCATCTGGGTTGCGTGCCGCTCGGTGAATCCGGTTCTTTCGGTGGCTGGTTCTGCCCATGCCATGGCTCGACCTATGACACGGCCGGTCGTATCCGCAGCGGTCCGGCGCCGGAAAACATGCACATCCCGCAATATGCGTTCACTTCCGATACGGTCATCAGGATCGGCTAA